From Pseudanabaena sp. PCC 6802, one genomic window encodes:
- a CDS encoding L,D-transpeptidase family protein, which produces MANVVEYSWWPKAFGTKSRFSIPFTLGALVLSTLASAGLAAANYEPNPASQVAPHQRLIARNPNFSDTQNHWARPFIDGLAVHRLITAAAGSEFRPNQPITRAQFAVILQQTFPYQNKYRHAVQFADVPPNHWAAAAIAKAYEGGFLSGQGQLFLPNEYVTRTQAFVAIANGLDLTINPKRDRGQLLASIYTDGAEVPKYAVDQVAALSDRRIIVNYPDPATLNPNRSISRAELAALIYQALAYQGQLPKIAFNYAATPAASQDVSNLGVSQVTLLEINLTQRKVTAFQGDKKLKTYPVAVGRAGWETPTGTHRVKQMAERPNWKNPFTGDVIKGGAPDNPLGLYWIGFWTNGKDWSGFHGTPNRQSVGQAVSHGCIRMYNEDIKELFSKVSPGTIVRVVR; this is translated from the coding sequence ATGGCAAACGTGGTGGAATATTCCTGGTGGCCGAAGGCATTCGGAACGAAATCGCGCTTCTCAATCCCATTTACGCTGGGTGCGTTAGTGCTGAGTACTTTGGCATCGGCAGGCTTAGCAGCGGCAAACTACGAGCCAAATCCTGCCAGTCAAGTAGCCCCCCATCAACGGTTAATAGCGCGAAACCCTAATTTTTCCGATACGCAAAACCATTGGGCTAGGCCATTCATCGATGGTTTGGCAGTACACCGATTAATTACTGCCGCCGCTGGTAGTGAATTTCGCCCCAATCAGCCCATCACCCGCGCCCAGTTTGCCGTAATTCTGCAACAAACCTTTCCCTACCAAAACAAATATCGCCATGCCGTCCAGTTTGCCGATGTTCCTCCTAACCACTGGGCGGCAGCCGCGATCGCTAAAGCCTATGAGGGTGGTTTCCTCTCAGGACAAGGGCAGCTTTTTTTGCCGAATGAATACGTGACAAGGACGCAGGCGTTTGTGGCGATCGCCAACGGTCTGGATCTGACCATAAATCCCAAACGCGATCGCGGCCAACTCCTCGCCTCTATCTATACAGATGGCGCAGAAGTACCCAAATATGCCGTGGATCAGGTGGCGGCACTGAGCGATCGTCGCATCATAGTCAACTATCCCGATCCCGCTACGCTCAACCCCAATCGCTCAATCAGTCGCGCTGAGCTAGCAGCATTGATTTATCAAGCCCTGGCTTACCAAGGACAATTGCCTAAAATTGCCTTTAACTATGCAGCTACCCCTGCTGCTTCTCAAGATGTCAGCAATCTTGGTGTCAGCCAGGTGACTCTGCTAGAAATTAATCTGACCCAGCGCAAAGTAACTGCTTTTCAAGGTGATAAAAAGCTGAAAACCTACCCCGTTGCGGTCGGTCGTGCTGGCTGGGAGACTCCCACGGGAACCCATAGGGTCAAGCAAATGGCAGAACGCCCCAATTGGAAAAATCCCTTTACAGGGGACGTGATTAAAGGTGGTGCGCCCGATAACCCCCTCGGTCTTTACTGGATTGGCTTTTGGACAAACGGCAAAGATTGGTCTGGCTTCCACGGCACGCCCAACCGCCAGTCGGTGGGACAGGCGGTATCGCATGGCTGTATTCGCATGTATAACGAAGATATTAAAGAACTATTTAGCAAGGTGTCACCCGGCACAATCGTACGAGTAGTTCGTTAA
- a CDS encoding BCD family MFS transporter — protein sequence MTTNKPANFEPDWQRSPYDDRPPKLNLLTMFRLGLFQLGLGIMSLLTLGLLNRIMINELTIPSTVAAVMVAVPLFVSPVRIWFGQMSDAKPILGYHRTGYVWLGAVLFSISLFIAVQVMWQFGLSLHNSAWSFSTYAWAGLLGLVFAIYGIAISASSTPFAALLVDITDEEERSKLIGIVWSMLMVGIVIGAITMSRLLPCSTEEPAVKTISLYARPEKLASIQSSVNFVCALFPAIVMGLSVIATAGIEKKFSRLSQRLHEARQVEREDRISLGRAIRVLTANRQTGIFFTFLLIMTISLFMQDAILEPYGKDGFGMGICATTQLNAFFGIGTLLGISGSGFLLVPRIGKQNTAKYGCLACAGTFILLIFAGTTSNPNILKSALLIFGLASGVTTTGAISLMLDLTAVATAGTFIGAWGLAQALARGLATVAGGAVLDIGRSLFTTPVLSYGLVFLTQAIGMLLAVFLLKNVDVAEFQSSAKTAISQIIANELD from the coding sequence ATGACTACAAATAAGCCTGCAAACTTCGAGCCTGACTGGCAGCGATCGCCCTACGACGATCGCCCGCCCAAACTCAACTTACTCACGATGTTTCGGTTGGGTCTATTTCAACTGGGTTTGGGGATCATGTCGCTACTGACACTGGGATTGCTCAATCGCATCATGATCAACGAGTTAACCATACCCAGTACTGTAGCAGCAGTCATGGTAGCGGTACCGTTATTTGTTTCACCAGTACGGATTTGGTTTGGGCAAATGTCTGATGCCAAACCCATTCTGGGCTACCATCGCACTGGCTATGTCTGGCTGGGAGCAGTCCTATTTTCTATCTCACTCTTCATAGCCGTACAGGTGATGTGGCAGTTTGGACTGAGTTTGCATAACAGCGCGTGGTCTTTTTCTACCTATGCCTGGGCTGGTTTACTAGGGCTGGTTTTCGCTATTTACGGCATTGCCATCAGTGCTAGCTCCACGCCTTTCGCCGCACTCTTGGTAGATATTACCGATGAAGAGGAAAGATCCAAGTTAATTGGGATTGTGTGGTCGATGTTGATGGTGGGGATCGTGATTGGGGCAATTACCATGTCCAGGTTGCTGCCCTGCAGTACCGAAGAGCCAGCCGTAAAAACCATATCCCTATACGCTCGTCCTGAAAAGCTAGCATCTATACAGTCATCGGTTAATTTTGTTTGCGCTCTATTTCCGGCGATCGTCATGGGGCTGTCAGTAATTGCAACGGCTGGGATAGAGAAAAAATTTTCGCGCTTAAGTCAGCGTCTTCATGAGGCACGTCAAGTAGAGCGGGAGGATCGAATCTCGCTAGGACGAGCTATACGCGTTCTCACAGCTAATCGCCAAACCGGAATTTTCTTCACCTTTCTCCTGATCATGACAATTAGCTTGTTTATGCAGGATGCGATCTTAGAACCATATGGGAAAGATGGGTTTGGCATGGGTATCTGCGCCACCACGCAGCTTAATGCGTTTTTTGGCATTGGCACGTTGCTGGGAATTAGTGGTAGTGGTTTTTTACTAGTACCGCGCATTGGCAAGCAAAATACGGCTAAATACGGCTGTCTTGCCTGTGCCGGCACCTTTATCCTGTTAATTTTCGCTGGTACTACTAGCAATCCCAATATTTTGAAGTCAGCCTTGCTAATATTTGGTCTGGCTTCAGGTGTGACAACAACTGGAGCGATTAGTCTAATGCTAGATCTAACCGCTGTCGCTACGGCAGGTACATTTATTGGGGCATGGGGGCTGGCGCAGGCACTGGCGAGGGGTCTGGCAACTGTCGCTGGCGGCGCAGTTTTGGATATCGGAAGATCGCTATTTACCACTCCCGTTTTGTCCTATGGCCTGGTGTTTTTGACACAGGCGATTGGGATGTTACTAGCAGTGTTTCTGTTAAAGAATGTGGACGTGGCAGAGTTTCAGAGCAGTGCCAAGACTGCCATTTCCCAGATAATTGCTAACGAGTTAGACTAG
- a CDS encoding FIST signal transduction protein has product MLKIAVGHSNDPDSLEAVNEVLEQCQNSLSGEIPQAGILFAAFDFDHELILHRINEVFPNIELIGGTTDGELSSVLEFQLDSITLMLFCADDIEIRAAVGRDVSKDPFAIAQQTIETAKQAISAPLKFCIATPESITTNSSAILNGLKSGLGSIPVFGGATAAQRNGTSDYQFFKTEVLSDSVPILLFAGNVLFSHGIAGGWHPIGKRGVVTKVEGNTVYEIDSRPALEFYQYYFDTFATDAAYPLAVFPPGEDKFFLRGSPTYDPELGSLRTSGEIPLNSVVQIAEAEQADILAASRTAFDRAWETYPGQEPAAALIFSCCWRRWILGSRISQEYEDIARSLHQKLEICGFYTYGEIAPMQENGQSFFHNITFVTLLLGNR; this is encoded by the coding sequence ATGTTAAAGATAGCCGTCGGTCACAGCAACGATCCCGATTCGCTGGAAGCTGTAAATGAGGTACTCGAACAGTGCCAAAACTCTCTATCTGGCGAGATACCCCAAGCAGGTATTTTATTTGCTGCCTTTGACTTCGACCACGAGTTAATTTTACATCGCATTAATGAGGTATTCCCAAATATCGAGCTGATTGGCGGTACGACCGACGGCGAACTATCCTCAGTATTAGAATTCCAACTAGATTCCATCACCCTGATGCTATTTTGTGCTGATGATATTGAGATTCGTGCTGCCGTGGGTCGAGATGTTTCTAAAGACCCGTTCGCGATCGCTCAGCAAACAATTGAAACGGCAAAACAGGCGATCTCAGCACCGCTTAAATTTTGCATTGCCACTCCCGAAAGCATCACGACAAATTCATCCGCGATTTTAAATGGATTAAAGTCGGGCTTGGGTTCCATTCCAGTTTTTGGTGGAGCGACCGCAGCGCAAAGGAACGGAACGAGCGACTACCAATTTTTCAAGACTGAGGTTCTGAGCGACTCCGTACCAATTTTACTATTTGCTGGTAACGTCCTCTTCTCTCACGGGATCGCAGGTGGGTGGCATCCCATTGGCAAACGCGGTGTCGTCACTAAAGTTGAAGGCAACACCGTCTACGAGATTGACTCTAGACCCGCGTTAGAGTTCTATCAATATTATTTTGATACTTTTGCCACTGACGCTGCGTATCCCCTAGCTGTATTTCCACCAGGTGAAGATAAGTTTTTCCTCCGAGGCTCGCCCACCTACGATCCAGAACTGGGAAGTCTGAGAACTTCAGGTGAAATACCTCTGAATTCAGTCGTTCAAATTGCTGAAGCAGAGCAGGCGGACATTCTAGCTGCCTCCAGGACTGCCTTCGATCGCGCTTGGGAAACCTACCCCGGTCAGGAGCCTGCTGCTGCTTTAATTTTCTCGTGTTGTTGGCGGCGCTGGATATTGGGTTCGCGCATCAGTCAAGAGTACGAGGATATCGCCAGGAGCCTGCATCAAAAACTGGAAATCTGCGGCTTTTACACCTATGGTGAAATTGCTCCCATGCAAGAAAACGGTCAATCTTTCTTTCACAACATCACCTTTGTCACTTTACTACTTGGCAATCGATAG
- a CDS encoding sensor histidine kinase, translating to MTSQDSEVTLKQLQKELRILKKKLERTELDRDRLEETNQKKESLLRRAICDLQDNQSILENRNADLESAFNELQRTQDELVEARKMASLGGLVAGVAHEINTPVGTSITLASILIDETRLLQAAIAAKQLKQSTLNNYLEIAQESASLILSNLNRAAELVQSFKQVAVDQAIQEHRTFRLKQYLEEVVVSLSPRFKHTAHTVRIKGDESISIHSYPGAIAQVVTNLIANSLVHAYPNNQSGQLCLEVTQQGDRVIIQYDDDGCGISAEILGKIYEPFFSTARDKGGTGLGLNIVYNLVTQKLQGKIEVRSQINKGTQFEIALPLAIND from the coding sequence ATGACATCTCAAGATAGCGAAGTTACACTTAAGCAACTCCAAAAAGAACTCCGAATTCTCAAAAAGAAGCTGGAGCGTACCGAGTTGGATAGAGATAGGTTGGAGGAAACCAACCAGAAAAAAGAAAGCTTGCTGAGAAGAGCGATCTGCGATCTGCAAGACAATCAGAGCATTCTCGAAAACAGAAATGCCGATTTAGAAAGCGCCTTTAACGAACTCCAGAGAACCCAGGATGAGTTAGTGGAAGCTAGAAAGATGGCATCGCTGGGCGGTCTTGTGGCGGGAGTGGCGCACGAAATCAACACGCCAGTTGGCACCAGTATTACGCTGGCTTCAATCCTCATAGACGAAACCAGGTTGCTGCAAGCCGCAATTGCCGCCAAACAACTCAAGCAATCAACCCTCAATAATTACCTGGAAATTGCTCAGGAAAGCGCGAGTTTAATTTTGAGTAATTTAAACCGCGCCGCAGAGCTAGTACAAAGCTTTAAACAGGTGGCAGTGGATCAGGCCATCCAGGAACATCGCACGTTCAGACTCAAACAGTATCTAGAGGAAGTGGTCGTTAGTCTTTCACCGCGATTTAAGCATACGGCGCATACCGTCAGAATCAAAGGCGATGAATCCATCTCGATCCACAGCTATCCGGGCGCGATCGCTCAAGTAGTGACAAACCTGATCGCAAACTCACTAGTTCATGCCTACCCCAATAACCAGAGCGGGCAACTGTGCCTTGAGGTAACGCAGCAGGGAGATCGAGTAATTATTCAGTATGATGACGATGGCTGTGGTATTTCAGCAGAGATTTTGGGTAAGATATACGAGCCGTTCTTTAGCACTGCTCGCGATAAGGGGGGCACAGGGTTGGGGTTGAATATTGTCTATAACCTGGTCACGCAAAAATTGCAAGGAAAAATTGAGGTGCGCAGTCAAATAAATAAAGGCACGCAATTCGAGATCGCGCTCCCTTTAGCGATAAACGATTAA
- a CDS encoding diguanylate cyclase domain-containing protein, producing MSLSTPQSQLDEDRDRIVDSNDDEVLFCDEDEETAPQTTDILQTETAGATETEVWKVIIVDDEPSVHRATQLALKNFRFEDKPLSFYSAYSAEEAKQLISIDHPDTTFILLDVVMETNDAGLRVVRYIREELKNQHVRIILRTGHPGEAPEESVIVNYDINDYKLKVELTRQRMVTTAIAALRSYRDIITIEKQKQELTQALEHLQQTQNQLEEYAYMLEMKVAERTVALEKANQELYLLANLDGLTGVANRRCFDEYWQKQWQLLAEQQQPLSLILIDIDYFKNYNDRYGHQAGDECLQIVARTISNVLKRPTDLVARYGGEEFAIALPNTPLAGAQQIVQAIASEIGKLNLEHTHSPISNHITLSLGISCTIPNPNTSWKSAIAIADKALYQAKEDGRNRYCVFGEPSMPLVP from the coding sequence ATGAGCTTGTCCACTCCCCAATCACAACTAGATGAAGATCGAGATCGCATCGTTGACTCAAACGATGATGAGGTTCTTTTTTGTGATGAAGATGAGGAGACCGCACCCCAAACGACTGATATATTACAAACAGAAACAGCAGGGGCAACAGAGACAGAGGTCTGGAAAGTAATTATTGTAGATGACGAGCCGTCCGTCCACCGCGCTACCCAACTGGCGCTTAAAAATTTTAGATTCGAGGATAAACCCCTGTCTTTTTACTCTGCCTATTCCGCAGAGGAGGCTAAGCAACTGATCTCGATCGACCATCCAGATACTACTTTTATTTTGCTGGATGTGGTGATGGAAACCAACGACGCTGGATTGAGGGTAGTCCGCTACATTCGCGAAGAACTGAAAAATCAACATGTCCGCATAATTTTACGCACGGGGCACCCAGGTGAAGCGCCAGAGGAGTCGGTAATTGTTAACTACGATATTAACGACTACAAGCTCAAAGTAGAACTGACGCGCCAAAGGATGGTTACTACGGCGATCGCGGCACTACGTTCCTATCGCGATATCATCACGATCGAGAAACAAAAGCAGGAATTGACCCAAGCCCTGGAACATTTACAACAAACCCAGAACCAGCTTGAAGAATATGCTTACATGCTGGAAATGAAAGTAGCCGAGCGTACGGTAGCGCTAGAAAAAGCCAATCAGGAACTTTACCTGCTGGCAAACCTGGATGGTTTGACTGGGGTTGCCAATCGCCGTTGCTTTGACGAATACTGGCAAAAACAATGGCAACTGCTGGCAGAGCAGCAACAACCTCTTTCCTTAATTTTGATCGACATCGATTACTTTAAAAACTACAACGATCGCTACGGACACCAGGCTGGCGATGAATGCCTGCAAATAGTAGCAAGAACGATCTCTAACGTACTCAAACGCCCCACCGATCTAGTAGCTCGCTATGGCGGAGAAGAGTTTGCGATCGCTCTACCCAACACCCCATTAGCTGGCGCGCAACAGATCGTGCAAGCGATCGCATCTGAGATTGGCAAGTTAAACCTCGAACACACACATTCACCAATTAGCAACCACATCACCCTTAGTTTAGGCATCTCCTGCACGATCCCCAACCCCAATACTTCATGGAAATCCGCGATCGCGATCGCGGATAAAGCTCTTTACCAAGCTAAAGAAGACGGTCGCAATCGCTACTGCGTTTTTGGAGAGCCAAGCATGCCATTAGTTCCTTAA
- a CDS encoding cation:proton antiporter, which produces MEGSFALTVLMITAIVAGVTAQVAANYLKVPSIVFLLIFGVALGGNGLAVLQPRDLGMGLEVIVSLSVALILFEGGLNLQLSELGKVSASLRNLVTTGALITLIGGAIAAHWLAEFPWQIAFLYASLVVVTGPTVINPLLKEVGVERRVATILEGEGVLIDAIGAILAVVVLDVVLKGDASTAEIVLDLLVRLSIGGSIGALGGWLLSRFLKRSQFLADDLKSSVVVAAVLGLFGLAQSIQSESGLMTAVLAGIVVRAAAVPDQRLLIKFKGQLTVLTVSVLFVLLAANLSIPSIFVLGWGGVQTVLVLMAIVRPLNILVCTWGSSLNWRQKAFIAWCGPRGIVAASVASLFAIVLTERGVNGGDSIKALVFLTIAMTVFLQGLTAKWVAKLLGLGISEASGVAIVGGSPLGLLVARLFQRHGQKVTLVDTSAEVYKQAIALDIPAFVSNGLDMKALAEAGLDSVGTFIALTINTDVNLVLAQRVMEEFRPPKVFAVYTREDNGKEDNNYQDIQQAFGNRVAIKAWNQHISLQEIRLGEVTLIETDDLQLSQFNALYNSGNLLPIVFERKERLQIVPADITWESGDRIIYLLYTPKLLNAASSLSLEPGSTTIDVTPEDIPLVVNPNQKQSDSNGAQDYLKMAREILKKSGKNLS; this is translated from the coding sequence ATGGAAGGGTCTTTTGCGCTCACAGTTTTAATGATTACTGCCATTGTGGCCGGGGTAACGGCTCAAGTGGCAGCTAACTATCTCAAAGTCCCGAGCATTGTCTTTCTGCTAATCTTTGGCGTAGCGCTCGGCGGTAACGGCTTGGCAGTTCTGCAACCCCGCGATTTGGGAATGGGATTGGAGGTGATCGTGTCGCTGTCGGTGGCGCTGATCCTGTTCGAGGGCGGTCTCAATCTCCAACTGAGCGAGCTAGGTAAGGTTTCAGCGAGTTTGCGCAATCTGGTCACGACTGGTGCGCTAATTACGTTAATTGGCGGGGCGATCGCCGCCCATTGGCTGGCAGAGTTTCCTTGGCAAATCGCTTTTCTATATGCCTCGCTAGTAGTAGTAACGGGGCCAACCGTAATTAACCCGCTACTTAAGGAAGTCGGAGTCGAACGTCGGGTGGCTACCATCCTCGAAGGAGAAGGGGTATTAATTGATGCCATAGGTGCGATTCTGGCAGTAGTGGTGCTGGATGTAGTGCTTAAAGGCGATGCCAGCACCGCTGAAATCGTATTAGATCTGCTAGTCAGATTGAGTATCGGTGGCAGTATCGGAGCTTTAGGTGGATGGTTGCTGAGTAGATTTCTGAAGCGATCGCAATTTCTCGCCGACGATCTCAAAAGTTCTGTGGTTGTAGCGGCAGTGCTGGGTCTGTTTGGTCTCGCCCAGTCGATTCAAAGCGAGTCAGGGTTGATGACCGCCGTATTGGCGGGGATCGTGGTGAGAGCCGCCGCTGTACCAGATCAACGCCTTCTGATTAAATTTAAAGGTCAGTTGACCGTATTAACTGTATCCGTGCTGTTTGTCTTACTGGCAGCCAATCTCTCTATTCCCAGTATTTTTGTCTTGGGGTGGGGTGGGGTGCAAACGGTTCTGGTTCTGATGGCGATCGTGCGCCCCTTGAATATCCTGGTCTGTACCTGGGGCAGCAGTTTGAACTGGCGGCAAAAGGCATTTATTGCCTGGTGCGGCCCACGCGGGATCGTAGCGGCATCGGTAGCTTCTCTATTTGCCATTGTTCTGACCGAGCGCGGTGTCAATGGGGGCGACTCGATTAAAGCACTGGTGTTTTTAACTATTGCCATGACCGTATTTTTGCAGGGTCTCACCGCCAAATGGGTAGCCAAATTACTAGGCTTGGGCATATCAGAAGCCTCTGGTGTAGCGATCGTCGGTGGTAGTCCGCTGGGCTTACTAGTGGCACGTTTATTCCAGCGCCACGGACAGAAAGTAACGCTGGTTGATACGAGCGCTGAAGTTTACAAACAAGCGATCGCCCTGGATATTCCTGCATTCGTTAGTAATGGATTGGATATGAAAGCCCTGGCAGAGGCAGGACTGGATTCTGTAGGCACTTTTATTGCCTTAACAATCAATACTGATGTGAATTTAGTATTAGCGCAAAGAGTCATGGAGGAATTTCGTCCGCCTAAAGTTTTTGCCGTCTATACTAGAGAAGATAACGGCAAAGAAGATAATAATTACCAGGATATTCAACAGGCATTTGGGAATAGAGTTGCCATCAAAGCGTGGAATCAGCATATCAGTTTGCAGGAAATCCGCTTAGGAGAGGTAACTCTCATCGAAACCGACGATCTCCAACTATCGCAATTCAATGCTCTGTACAACTCTGGCAACCTATTACCCATCGTGTTCGAGCGCAAAGAACGCTTGCAAATTGTTCCGGCTGATATTACTTGGGAGAGCGGCGATCGCATTATCTATTTACTCTACACCCCCAAACTGCTGAATGCTGCTTCCAGTCTGTCATTAGAACCAGGATCTACGACGATTGATGTCACGCCCGAAGATATCCCACTAGTTGTCAATCCCAACCAGAAACAGAGCGATTCTAATGGCGCTCAAGATTATCTCAAGATGGCAAGAGAGATTCTCAAAAAATCGGGTAAAAATCTATCGTAG
- a CDS encoding MFS transporter, giving the protein MNRTFWIIALISFINSLSLTILIPVIYLYGKQYQLSDFDTSLLFATYSIAQFFATPVIGKLSDRFGRKPLLIVSLFGTVVANAIAGFAPNAAILFMARFLDGITGGNNSVAQAVMSDVTTPANRTRAFGINGAAFGLGFVLGPAVSLLAQKISLGASFVVSGMVAAIALLLTIFYLPETLEQKPEQLSFRGAKAIDIFDLGLDSLIKGLAIPKIGILLIVNFLIGTTFTIFTFAFQPYFLNVLGQNNEALTMMFFIFGVLGVIMQTAGIPALNRRLNVTQILFMGLLIRSTTFVLMPVWQNIVYFVAVSIVFSLFNSLVQPAVNALISLNAKPEEQGIALGLNSSYLSISNAIGPVIAGALIDKNRPITYSYSLYLAGGLTFLVLLLAIFTRRQYAIADRSNN; this is encoded by the coding sequence ATGAATCGGACTTTTTGGATTATTGCACTCATTTCTTTTATTAATTCACTTAGCCTTACGATTCTCATCCCGGTTATTTATCTATATGGCAAGCAATATCAACTTAGCGATTTCGATACGAGCTTGTTGTTTGCTACCTACTCGATCGCCCAGTTCTTTGCAACTCCGGTAATTGGTAAGCTGAGCGATCGCTTTGGCAGAAAGCCGCTCTTGATCGTCAGCCTCTTTGGTACGGTCGTGGCGAACGCGATCGCGGGATTTGCTCCAAATGCGGCAATTCTATTCATGGCGCGATTTCTGGATGGCATCACGGGTGGCAATAACTCAGTAGCGCAGGCTGTCATGTCAGACGTAACTACACCTGCAAATCGAACCAGGGCTTTTGGTATTAACGGTGCAGCTTTTGGTTTGGGCTTTGTGTTGGGGCCAGCCGTGAGTTTGCTGGCTCAGAAGATTTCGTTAGGGGCATCTTTTGTCGTGTCTGGCATGGTTGCAGCGATCGCGCTCCTCCTGACCATCTTTTATTTGCCTGAGACGTTAGAGCAAAAGCCCGAGCAATTATCTTTTAGAGGAGCGAAAGCGATCGATATCTTCGATTTGGGTTTGGACAGTTTAATTAAAGGTTTAGCTATTCCTAAAATTGGAATTCTCTTGATCGTCAATTTTCTAATCGGCACCACCTTTACGATCTTTACGTTTGCGTTTCAGCCTTACTTCCTCAACGTGTTGGGACAGAATAATGAAGCTTTAACCATGATGTTTTTTATATTTGGGGTGCTGGGTGTAATTATGCAAACAGCGGGGATCCCAGCATTAAATCGAAGGCTCAATGTGACGCAAATCCTGTTTATGGGTCTTTTGATCCGCAGTACCACGTTCGTTTTGATGCCAGTGTGGCAGAATATCGTCTACTTTGTGGCAGTTAGTATTGTATTCTCTCTATTCAATTCTCTAGTGCAACCCGCAGTCAACGCCTTGATTTCGCTCAATGCTAAACCAGAGGAGCAAGGCATAGCGTTAGGACTGAATTCATCATATCTCAGTATATCCAATGCGATCGGGCCTGTAATTGCTGGTGCCCTCATCGATAAAAATCGCCCCATCACCTATAGCTATTCTCTCTATCTTGCTGGTGGATTGACCTTCCTGGTATTGCTATTAGCAATCTTCACGCGCCGTCAATATGCGATCGCAGATCGATCTAATAATTAG
- a CDS encoding CHRD domain-containing protein encodes MNIKKLALNFLLGLIACIGLASVPMPSLSTNLPARNLAIDLGTGQPTSLEPRFPMLDALNSQQEAARVLLAQNPGMTFRQFTAVMTGKKVVPSPAETSAWGSVGAVLSSDNRLIVRGQFSNLSSPLRDYATDPATPPNPNVTTAIHIHKGMANQNGPFQYALTVTLDADNLSGKISGEYTLTPEQLQALDNGMLYVDLHTKGNRGGELRGILKAA; translated from the coding sequence ATGAATATTAAAAAATTAGCGCTCAATTTCTTACTTGGTCTTATTGCTTGCATTGGTTTAGCCAGCGTACCGATGCCATCGTTGAGTACGAACTTGCCAGCCAGGAATTTAGCGATCGATTTAGGTACTGGTCAACCGACAAGCTTAGAGCCAAGATTTCCCATGCTCGATGCGCTCAATTCTCAACAGGAAGCGGCGCGAGTTTTACTAGCGCAGAACCCCGGCATGACATTTCGCCAGTTTACCGCTGTCATGACCGGGAAAAAGGTAGTTCCGTCGCCAGCAGAGACTTCAGCATGGGGATCGGTTGGCGCAGTCTTATCATCAGATAATCGCCTGATTGTGAGGGGGCAATTCAGTAACTTAAGTAGTCCTCTGCGCGACTACGCTACCGATCCAGCCACGCCGCCCAACCCAAATGTCACCACCGCCATTCATATCCATAAGGGCATGGCAAATCAGAATGGGCCATTTCAATATGCTTTAACCGTAACTCTTGATGCGGATAATCTTAGCGGCAAGATTAGTGGCGAGTACACTCTCACGCCCGAGCAGCTCCAGGCTCTCGACAATGGTATGTTGTATGTAGATTTGCATACCAAGGGGAATCGGGGTGGAGAACTGCGCGGGATTCTCAAGGCGGCTTAA
- the ruvC gene encoding crossover junction endodeoxyribonuclease RuvC: MRILGLDPGIATLGFGVIDVNQGNLPELLDVGVIQTPKKTPMGDRLKIIYEDMHVVLTQWQPQLVGMEKLFFYRMGNLISVAQARGVILLTLSQHGIAPEEFSPPQIKQALTGYGNADKSDVHGAVMRELNLSAPIKPDDASDALAIALTCWMFNPM, translated from the coding sequence ATGAGAATCTTAGGATTAGATCCCGGTATCGCCACTTTAGGATTTGGTGTAATTGATGTCAACCAGGGAAATTTGCCCGAGTTGTTGGATGTGGGGGTAATCCAAACACCGAAAAAAACTCCAATGGGCGATCGCCTCAAGATTATCTACGAGGATATGCATGTGGTATTGACACAATGGCAGCCTCAGTTGGTGGGGATGGAAAAGCTCTTTTTTTATCGCATGGGCAATCTGATTAGCGTGGCGCAGGCGCGCGGCGTGATTTTACTGACTCTATCTCAGCACGGCATTGCCCCGGAGGAATTTTCGCCACCTCAGATTAAGCAAGCGCTGACGGGCTATGGGAATGCGGATAAGTCTGACGTTCATGGGGCAGTGATGCGCGAGTTGAATTTGTCGGCTCCCATTAAGCCCGATGATGCTAGCGATGCTCTGGCGATCGCCCTCACCTGTTGGATGTTCAACCCAATGTAA